In Raphanus sativus cultivar WK10039 unplaced genomic scaffold, ASM80110v3 Scaffold1901, whole genome shotgun sequence, a single genomic region encodes these proteins:
- the LOC130504941 gene encoding glutathione S-transferase F8, chloroplastic-like, giving the protein MRTILQGSLLPPPPIKLSHSSLLFSPSHSHSNLKFTSKSSPSPPTITMASIKVHGVPMSTATMRVLAALYEKDLDFELIPVDMRAGAHKQEPFVSLNPFGQIPALQDGDLTLFESRAITEYIADEYSEKGEKLMCPGCNKVKAITKVWLNVEGQQFDPIASKIAFERIFKGMFGMTTDPAAVQELEGKLVRVLDIYEARLSKSEFLACDCFTLADLHHLPVIHYLMGTDSKTLFESRPKVAEWVKKITARPAWAKVVDLQKQ; this is encoded by the exons atgcGAACCATTCTCCAAGGAAGtctccttcctcctcctcctataAAACTCAGCCACTCTTCCCTTCTCTTCTCCCCATCCCATTCTCATTCCAACTTAAAATTCACATCCaaatcttctccttctcctccgaCAATCACCATGGCCAGCATCAAAGTCCACGGAGTCCCCATGTCCACCGCCACCATGCGGGTTCTCGCTGCTCTTTACGAGAAGGACCTCGACTTCGAGTTGATCCCCGTCGACATGAGAGCCGGTGCTCACAAGCAGGAGCCTTTCGTTTCCCTCAAC cCCTTCGGTCAAATCCCTGCTCTCCAAGACGGTGACTTAACTCTATTTG agTCACGAGCAATCACAGAGTACATAGCGGATGAATACAGTGAGAAAGGTGAGAAGCTTATGTGCCCAGGGTGCAACAAAGTCAAGGCAATCACCAAGGTCTGGCTTAATGTTGAAGGTCAACAGTTTGACCCTATCGCCTCCAAGATCGCCTTCGAGCGTATCTTCAAAGGCATGTTTGGCATGACCACCGATCCAGCCGCTGTCCAGGAGCTCGAAGGCAAGCTCGTCAGGGTCTTGGATATCTACGAGGCAAGGCTCTCCAAATCTGAGTTCCTCGCTTGTGATTGCTTCACTTTGGCTGATCTCCACCACCTCCCTGTCATCCACTACTTGATGGGTACTGACTCCAAGACACTCTTTGAGTCTCGCCCTAAGGTTGCCGAGTGGGTCAAGAAGATCACTGCCAGGCCTGCTTGGGCTAAGGTCGTTGACCTTCAGAAACAGTAA